Proteins encoded in a region of the Falco rusticolus isolate bFalRus1 chromosome 12, bFalRus1.pri, whole genome shotgun sequence genome:
- the QPCT gene encoding glutaminyl-peptide cyclotransferase, which translates to MAGGEGAAAAPRLLGALSLCAAACFHLAHGGDTGAEWTLEKYSHQPRILHSDAIQKVAANTDVSEMWENDLRPILIERYSGSPGNYVVRQHIKHRLQRLQAGWEIEEDTFQRYTPYGYQTFSNIISTLNPSAKRHLVLACHYDSKFFRQQWHEKVFVGATDSAVPCAMILELARALDNKLQLIKTSSTSRPDLSLQLIFFDGEEAFVRWSPSDSLYGSQHLARKMVSTPHPPGSTTTNQLHGIDLLVLLDLIGAPNPVFPNYFPNTIRWFQRLQAIEQELHNMNLLKNHVFERQYFQNTLYQGLVEDDHVPFLLRGVPVLHLIPSPFPAVWHTMEDTEENLDKTTIDNLSKILQVFVLEYLNL; encoded by the exons atggcggggggcgagggggcgGCGGCCGCTCCCCGCCTGCTCGGGGCGCTCAGCCTCTGCGCCGCCGCCTGCTTTCACCTGGCGCACGGCGGGGACACCGGCGCAGAGTGGACCCTGGAGAAG TATTCTCACCAACCAAGAATTTTACATTCTGATGCTATTCAAAAAGTTGCAGCAAACAcagatgtttctgaaatgtGGGAGAATGATTTGCGCCCAATCCTGATAGAAAGATACTCGGGATCACCAGGAAATTATGTCGTACGACAG cataTCAAGCACCGTCTTCAAAGATTACAGGCTGGTTGGGAAATTGAAGAAGATACATTTCAGAGGTACACACCATATGGATATCAAACATTTTCTAACATTATTAGCACTCTCAACCCCTCTGCAAAACGCCATCTAGTACTTGCTTGCCACTACGACTCAAAATTCTTTAGACAACAATGGCATGAGAAAGTCTTTGTAGGAGCAACTGATTCAGCCGTGCCTTGTGCTATGATATTGGAGCTGGCACGTGCCCTGGACAACAAGCTTCAGCTGATCAAG ACCAGCTCAACGTCAAGACCAGACCTTTCActtcagctcattttttttGATGGTGAAGAAGCCTTTGTGCGGTGGTCCCCTTCCGATTCCCTCTACGGATCTCAACACTTGGCTCGGAAAATGGTATCTACTCCACATCCACCTGGTTCAACAACCACAAATCAGCTGCACGGCATA gaCCTGCTTGTACTACTGGATTTAATTGGTGCACCAAACCCAGTCTTCCCCAATTATTTCCCGAACACTATTCGATGGTTTCAGAGGCTTCAAGCAATTG AGCAAGAGCTACACAACATGAATCTGTTGAAGAACCATGTGTTTGAAAGGCAGTATTTCCAGAATACTTTATATCAAGGCCTGGTTGAAGATGACCACGTTCCATTTTTATTAAGAG gAGTTCCAGTCCTTCATCTGATTCCATCCCCTTTTCCTGCAGTATGGCATACCATGGaggacacagaagaaaaccttgACAAAACTACTATCGACAATCTCAGCAAAATCCTGCAAGTGTTTGTACTGGAATATCTAAACCTGTGA